A stretch of the Actinomycetes bacterium genome encodes the following:
- a CDS encoding AhpC/TSA family protein produces the protein QGDNAMILMLGRGEHCPRERQHLREMVTFHQWCAVAFTQLVTVLPNNLHDTNKMRIATGAYWTFLADADLQVQRALDIREYTDPHHDATVPHTLVLAPGLVIDKVYVGYWFWGRPSTHQLWVDLQDLFRRTKADFDPTRPEVRAAWEQAQTTAPPSGEPQPTHA, from the coding sequence GCAGGGCGACAACGCCATGATCCTCATGCTGGGACGCGGCGAGCACTGCCCGCGGGAACGCCAGCACCTGCGGGAAATGGTCACCTTCCACCAGTGGTGCGCCGTGGCCTTCACCCAACTGGTGACCGTGCTGCCCAACAACCTGCACGACACCAACAAGATGCGCATCGCCACCGGCGCCTACTGGACCTTCCTCGCGGACGCCGACCTGCAGGTGCAACGCGCCCTGGACATCCGCGAGTACACCGACCCCCACCACGACGCCACCGTCCCCCACACCCTCGTGCTGGCCCCGGGGCTGGTGATCGACAAGGTGTACGTCGGCTACTGGTTCTGGGGCCGGCCCTCCACCCACCAGCTCTGGGTGGACCTGCAGGACCTGTTCCGGCGCACCAAGGCCGACTTCGACCCGACCAGGCCTGAGGTGCGCGCCGCCTGGGAGCAGGCCCAGACCACCGCCCCACCGTCCGGCGAGCCGCAGCCGACGCACGCCTAG
- a CDS encoding glucose 1-dehydrogenase, with protein MKGLQDKVAIVTGGSSGIGQAIAIRLGQEGVNVAINYVGPVEGAEETKEAIDHGVDICMKKMSEAGTRPILVRADVSNEDDVAQMFDRVLQEYGRLDYLINNAGIQIAADTQDLPVGHFDKVLAVNLRGAFLCAQYAVRHFLDAGRPGVIVNVSSVHQLIPKPRFVGYSVSKGGMQNLTRTLALEFASRGVRVNGIGPGATVTPINRSWIDDPMKRAMVESHIPMRRAGDAEEMAAVAAFLCSDEAAYVTGQTLFIDGGLTLYPSFETTWSSE; from the coding sequence ATGAAGGGACTGCAGGACAAGGTCGCCATCGTCACCGGCGGCAGCTCCGGCATCGGCCAGGCCATCGCCATCCGGCTCGGCCAAGAAGGCGTCAACGTCGCCATCAACTACGTCGGGCCGGTCGAGGGGGCCGAGGAGACCAAGGAGGCCATCGACCACGGCGTCGACATCTGTATGAAGAAGATGAGCGAGGCCGGGACCCGGCCGATCCTGGTCCGCGCCGACGTCTCCAACGAAGACGACGTCGCCCAGATGTTCGACCGCGTGCTGCAGGAGTACGGACGGCTCGACTACCTCATCAACAACGCCGGCATCCAGATCGCCGCCGACACCCAGGACCTGCCGGTCGGCCACTTCGACAAGGTGCTGGCGGTCAACCTGCGGGGCGCGTTCCTCTGCGCCCAGTACGCGGTCCGGCATTTCCTGGACGCCGGCCGGCCGGGGGTCATCGTCAACGTCTCCAGCGTCCACCAGCTCATCCCCAAGCCGCGGTTCGTCGGCTACTCGGTCTCCAAGGGCGGCATGCAGAACCTCACCCGCACCCTGGCGTTGGAGTTCGCCTCGCGCGGCGTCCGGGTCAACGGCATCGGCCCGGGCGCCACCGTCACGCCGATCAACCGCTCCTGGATCGACGATCCGATGAAGCGGGCGATGGTGGAGAGCCACATCCCGATGCGCCGCGCCGGCGACGCCGAGGAGATGGCCGCCGTCGCCGCCTTCCTCTGCTCCGACGAGGCCGCCTACGTCACCGGCCAGACCCTGTTCATCGACGGCGGGCTCACCCTCTACCCCTCGTTCGAGACGACCTGGTCATCGGAGTGA
- a CDS encoding cyclase family protein: protein MTDVEIPGDQAATDTWWPSRYGPDDQAGALNELTPQRVLRAVGLVRRGQVYDLAHVLHQDIPAFPGRTFRQYLTTNYHHTNRRRPDAGPAGLGRNNVNWIVEQLTATQQMGTHLDGLNHLQVGDRTYNGHRLADIVEDYGTNRLGIDTLPQIVTRGLLLDVAAVRGTDRLGAGDVVTPADADAALTAAGLAVRPGDAVLFHTGWGQLWGVDNAAYAAGEPGPGMALGRWLADHRVALTGCDTWSFGPYPPEDPAEPFVVPQTLNTHHGIVVAENLRLEQIAREGVFEFLLVVSHAKLRGATGAWVTPLAIV from the coding sequence ATGACCGACGTCGAGATCCCAGGCGATCAGGCCGCCACCGACACCTGGTGGCCGTCCCGGTACGGCCCCGACGACCAGGCCGGCGCGCTCAACGAGCTCACCCCCCAGCGGGTGCTGCGGGCGGTGGGACTGGTGCGGCGAGGGCAGGTCTACGACCTCGCCCACGTCCTGCACCAGGACATTCCCGCCTTCCCGGGGCGCACCTTCCGCCAGTACCTGACCACCAACTACCACCACACCAACCGGCGCCGCCCGGACGCCGGCCCCGCGGGGCTCGGCCGCAACAACGTCAACTGGATCGTCGAGCAGCTCACCGCCACCCAGCAGATGGGCACCCACCTGGACGGCCTGAACCACCTGCAGGTCGGCGACCGGACCTACAACGGCCACCGGCTCGCTGACATCGTCGAGGACTACGGCACCAACCGGCTCGGTATCGACACCTTGCCGCAGATCGTCACCCGCGGGCTGCTGCTGGACGTGGCGGCGGTGCGCGGAACCGACCGGCTTGGCGCCGGCGACGTGGTGACCCCCGCGGATGCCGACGCCGCGCTGACCGCCGCCGGACTCGCCGTGCGGCCAGGCGACGCGGTGTTGTTCCACACCGGGTGGGGGCAGCTGTGGGGCGTCGACAACGCCGCCTACGCCGCCGGCGAGCCGGGCCCGGGCATGGCGCTGGGCCGCTGGCTGGCCGACCATCGGGTCGCGCTCACCGGCTGCGACACCTGGAGCTTCGGCCCCTACCCGCCCGAGGACCCGGCTGAGCCGTTCGTCGTCCCCCAGACCCTCAACACCCACCACGGCATCGTGGTGGCCGAGAACCTGCGCCTGGAACAGATCGCCCGCGAGGGCGTCTTCGAGTTCCTGCTCGTCGTCTCGCACGCCAAGCTGCGCGGCGCCACCGGTGCCTGGGTGACGCCGCTGGCCATCGTCTAA
- a CDS encoding GMC family oxidoreductase: MADHYDVIVIGSGAGGGTLTHALAPTGKRILLLERGDFLPREPENWSPKAVWTDGRYHNSGKWTNHDNGKEFSPKQNYYVGGNTKFYGAILFRFRERDFGELQHVDGTSPAWPISYQDLEPYYTAAEHLYHVHGERGVDPTDPPSAAPYRYPPLSHEPRIAQLEADLTAAGLRPFPLPVGILLDEAAPRLSPCIRCATFDGYPCLVNGKADAHIACVEPALRHPNVTLLTNARVTRLETSADGRTVTRVLVDRDGTREEYAADVVVVSCGAINSAALLLGSASDTHPNGLGNGSDHVGRHLMLHNNASLIAFSQTPNLTKFQKTLGVHDFYFGDGDWPYPLGALQMNGKSEAVLISFDAPESEDPAELARHALDFWLTTEDLPLPDNRVLVDRDGRISLRYTPTNLEALERLIAKFKSLLDAMRCREEIQENRHYWGGRLGLSGVAHQNGTVRFGADPATSALDLNCKLHELDNLSSTAHRAATSARPTSPVL; the protein is encoded by the coding sequence ATGGCAGACCACTACGACGTCATCGTGATCGGCTCCGGTGCCGGGGGCGGCACGTTGACCCACGCGCTGGCTCCGACCGGCAAGCGGATCCTGCTGCTGGAACGCGGCGACTTCCTGCCCCGCGAGCCCGAGAACTGGAGCCCCAAGGCGGTGTGGACCGACGGCCGGTACCACAACTCCGGCAAGTGGACCAACCACGACAACGGCAAGGAGTTCAGCCCCAAGCAGAACTACTACGTCGGCGGGAACACCAAGTTCTACGGGGCGATCCTGTTCCGGTTCCGCGAGCGTGACTTCGGCGAGCTCCAGCACGTCGACGGGACCTCGCCGGCCTGGCCGATCTCCTACCAGGACCTGGAGCCCTACTACACCGCCGCCGAGCACCTCTACCACGTGCACGGGGAGCGGGGTGTCGACCCGACCGACCCGCCGTCGGCGGCGCCCTACCGGTACCCGCCCCTCAGCCACGAACCCCGCATCGCCCAGCTGGAGGCCGACCTGACCGCGGCCGGGCTGCGGCCGTTCCCGCTGCCGGTGGGGATCCTCCTCGACGAGGCCGCGCCCCGGTTGTCGCCGTGCATCCGCTGCGCCACCTTCGACGGCTACCCCTGCCTGGTCAACGGCAAGGCCGACGCCCACATCGCCTGTGTCGAGCCCGCGCTGCGCCACCCCAACGTCACCCTGCTGACCAACGCTCGCGTGACCCGGCTGGAGACCTCGGCGGACGGCCGCACCGTCACCCGGGTCCTGGTCGACCGCGACGGCACCCGGGAGGAGTACGCCGCCGACGTGGTCGTGGTGTCATGCGGTGCGATCAACTCCGCCGCGCTGCTGCTCGGCTCGGCCAGCGACACCCATCCCAACGGGCTCGGCAACGGCTCCGACCACGTCGGCCGGCATCTCATGCTCCACAACAACGCCTCGCTCATCGCGTTCTCCCAGACTCCGAACCTGACGAAGTTCCAGAAGACGCTGGGCGTGCACGACTTCTACTTCGGCGACGGCGACTGGCCCTACCCGCTCGGGGCCCTGCAGATGAACGGCAAGAGCGAGGCGGTGCTCATCAGCTTCGACGCCCCGGAGTCCGAGGACCCCGCCGAGCTGGCCCGCCACGCCCTGGACTTCTGGCTCACCACCGAGGACCTGCCCCTGCCGGACAACCGTGTCCTGGTCGACCGCGACGGCCGGATCAGCCTGCGCTACACGCCCACCAACCTCGAGGCCCTCGAGCGGCTGATCGCCAAGTTCAAGAGCCTGCTGGACGCGATGCGCTGCCGCGAGGAGATCCAGGAGAACCGCCACTACTGGGGCGGCCGGCTGGGGCTGTCGGGCGTGGCGCACCAGAACGGGACGGTGCGGTTCG